ggcttttctgggaaaaagGGAATCCCCAGGGATGCTCCCAAGGGCCGTGTGAACCCTGTGATTATCCCAGGAATTGGGCTCGGCAGCTCCATGGAAATTTGGGATTCCACAGGcgggcagcactgctggaaccCGGCTGATCCCAGCGGGATCCAGCTTTGGGATGCTCCATGAGAGGAGCCCTCtggaatggggctgggagctcCCCAGAAGGATTGTTGGGATTTAGGGATCGCTCCGGAGCCATGGGAGCAGCGGCGGACACGGAATGGCTGCGCTGGGTGAGCAAACAGTTTGGGAATGTCGctgggaagaagaaggaaatcagCCTGGAAGAGTTCAAATCCGCCCTGCAGGTCAAGGAGGTGCGGGATCCTTGGGAAAACGGATCCTTGGGAAAAGGGATCcctgggaaaaggagagggatctgtgggaagagggaatGGGATCCAGGGGAAGAGAGGAGGGATCAGTGAGAATTCCCTGATTCCCTGCTCCATGGGACTGAACATTCCCTGAATCCCTGACCCATGGGAACATTCCCTGACCCATGGGACCATTCCCTGAATCCCTGACCCATGGGAACATTCCCGCTTTTCCTGCAGTCCTTCTTTGCCGAGAGGTTTTTCGCACTCTTCGATTCCGACGGGAGCGGCTCCCTGAGCCGAGAGGAGTTTTTGGGATCGCTGCACCGGCTGCTCTGCGGGAATTCCACGGAAAAGCTCCGATTCCTCTTCCAGGTGTACGATGTGGACGGTGAGAGGAGAAAAACGGGATTCGTCACGGGTTTTTTGGCGgggagaaatttgggatttggtcTTCTCCGAGCATCCAAGTTTGGCTGCCCTCATTCCATGTGGGAATGGGAAAATTCCAGCTGGAAGTCAAGGATTCCATTGGTCTTACTTGAGGATTTTGCAGGATTTCCCCTCAGCTGGGAGGAGCGGGATCTGCTTCGCTCCAATCCCAACTCCCCATCCTGCTTTCCTGAAACTGGGATCGTTTGGGTTGGAAAAACCCTTGGGGATTGAATCCAACTATTCCCTGTCCCCAGATCCCCTTCCAATGCTGCCCTTTCCATGAATATTCCCAAATATCCAACTGGAGCCTCCCCTGGATGCCATTCCCATTATCCAATCATGTattcctgggagcagatcctgaCTCATCTGGGATTTTCCAACCTGCAAGGAAAATTCCCGGATTAGGACTGGAAAATCGGGATGGAGATGATTCTGTAGGACTGTGGAATATTGGGATGGAGATGATTCCACGGGGCTGTGGAAAATTGGGATGGAGATGACTGTGTAGGGCTGTGGAATATCGGGATGGAGGTGATTGCACGGGGCTGTGGAATATCGGGATTCTCCCACTTTTCCAGGGAGCGGCTCCATCGACGccgaggagctgctgctggtgctccGGGGGTGTCTCCGGGAGAGCTCCCTGGCCCTTCCCGAGGAACGGCTCGGAGCCCTGAGCCAGGCCCTGCTCCAGGCCTTGGACCGGGATCGCAGCGGCTCCATCACCTTCCCcgagctccaggagcagctggaagcGTTCCCGGAGCTCCTGGAGAACCTGAGCATCAGGTGGGAAGGGGAACGCTGGGATTTCCGGGAAAGGATCCCATGGGgttgggagcagctggagaggttTGGGGTTGGATGAGagatggtttgggatggggcagggtctggattttggggtgagtgcagggtttgggttttgggctggtttgggatagggcagggatgggtgcaGGTATGACTTGGGATGGGGTTGGAATGGAGGCCGGGtttggatcagggatggattggAATGGGGCAAGgtctggattttgggatggtttAGGATGATGTGGGATGGGtgcagggtttgggtttttggaaTGGGTGCAGGGATGGATTCAGGGATGCTGCCACTCTGGCTGTAGGGCCGGGTCCCACCCTGTCCTGGTACTTCCCCAGCTCCCAATTCCCATCCAAACCCCCATTCCCTTTTTCCCAGTGCCGCCAGCTGGCTGAAGCCTCCCAGTCCCCCTGAgcactggctgtgctgcttttcccgGGAATCCCGCAGGGATCAGCGGGCCGgcctgtgctgcttttcccgGGAATCCCGCAGGGATCAGCGGGCCGgcctgtgctgcttttcccgGGAATCCCGCAGGGATCAGCGGGCCGGCCTGTGCTGCCTCGGGGGCTGGGTCGCCATCACGGCGCTCCTGCTCGCCCTGGGGGCCCTGGGCCACCGGGAGCGCGGCCCCgccctggcgctggcccggGGCTGCGGGCAGAGCCTGAACCTCAACTGCGCCCTGCTGGCCGTGAGTGCCCGGGACAccggggggacaccggggggacaccgaggggacaccgggggagggggggggggttggtttgGGGGACAGGGAACCAGGAAGGGTGGGAGAGTCCCGGGATGTTCAGCGGGAATGCTGGCCCGAAGTTTTCCCCGTTGTCCCCAGCGTTTTCCGTGGTCCCCCAGCATTTCCCGTTCCCCCTGGAATTTCCCATTGTTCCCCAGCATCTCCCATTGCCCCTGGAATTTCCAGTTGCACCTCAGCATGCCCCATGGCCCCCCGGTATCTCCCGGTGTCTCCCATCTCCAACTGCCCCTGGAATCTCCCACTTCCCCATACAATTCCAATCGCCACCCCCCGGTATCTCCGGTTGCCCTGATCCCTCCCCTCGCCCCCTGCTCGTCCCTGTCCCCATCGCTGGTCCCTGCCCTCACCCCCTGTTCTctcttgtccctgtccctgtccccgtcgCTGTCCCCAGGCTCTGGTGCTCCGCCGTTCCCTGACCTGGCTGCGCCGTTCCCCTCTGGCCGCGCTGTTCCCGCTGGAGCTGCACGTGCGGGGCCACGAGCGCGTGGCTCACCTGGTGCTGGCCCTGGCGACCGCGCACGCGGGGGCACACCTGGCACACGCGGGTCAGTgccggggacacggggacagggcgGCGGGGTCGTGTACCGGGATCCCGGGGATGGGATCTCCCGCATCCCGGGATCCCAAAGAAAGGTTCCCGTGTCCCAAGTAGGAGGGGATGTCCTGGGGGAGCGGTGCCCGTGCCGGGAGGGCTGCGAGGGACAGGGACGTGACACGGACGTGACACggacggggatggggacggggatggggacggggatggggacggggaaggggatggggacggggatggggatggggatggggaaggggcgGGCGCAGCAGCCGCGGGTTGTGATCCCCCTCTAGCGGCTCCCTCCGGGCAGCCGAGGTGCCGCTACCCCGAGcgggatcccaaatcccggcattcccaaatcccacatcctGGTGCCTCCAACCCCCATCCCAGAGCGGGTGCCGGGGCTTTCTCCCCCCAAGGGGCCACCTCTGCTCCCCCGTGCCAACACCCCCGGGACAGCCGGGACGCGGTGCCAGGCACGGACCGGGGCATTCCCGGGTGGGCATTCCTTAATGGGCATTCCCGGACGGACACTCCCGGCTGGGCAGCAGGGTGTTGTGACGGCCGGGCCGTGCTGAGCTGTCCCTCcgtccccctgtgtccccctgtccctctgtccccaggccTGGCCCAGCGGGACTGGCAGGTGGCCCTGGGCGAGTACCTGGGGCGGGCTcggccgggggcgggcggggTGGCCGGCACAGCCCCGCAGACCGGGCTGGCGCTGCTCgccctgctgctggccatgctcctctgctccagcccctgcgTGCGCCGCGGCGGCCACTTCGAGGTGATTCCATGGGAATTCCCGGCTGGAATGATGCCGTGGTGGGAAGGGGGGCACCCTGACATCCCTGGGCACTCCACACTCGCGGTTTGGGGTTCCTGGGATTTTCTTCTCAACGGGACGCAGGGAGTTGGTTTCCCAGTGCCACGGGGgtattgggatggaattcctgcctgggaggagctgggatggaattcccccAGAAGttggggctgctcctggatccctgggagtgtccctGGAGCAGCCGGGGATAGTGGGGGAGGTGTTGGGATTGGAAGTGGATGggtttaaggtcctttccaagaCAATTCCCAGCGATTCCAGGATTCCCTTGTgctgccttttcccactggGATACCCAGACCAGGAAGCGCCGTTTGGATCCAGcacttcccatcccatccccattcccaggttTTTTACTGGAGCCACCTCTCCTACATCTCCGTGtggttcctgctgctccttcacgGTCCCCACTTCTGGAAGTGGTTCCTGATTCCTGGCTCCCTGTTTTTCCTGGAGAAGGTTCTGGGCTGGGTGTGGCGCCGGGCAGGGGATCTGCACATCCTGGAGGCCAAGCTGCTGCCCTCCAAGGTGGGAAtgcatcccaaatcccatcatCTCAAATCTCAAAcaaacatcccaaatcccatccatcccatcatcccacATTCCAAACATCCCAAATACCACCAATCTGCAGCCCTCCAAAGGTGGAAAcgcatcccaaatcccatccatccatcccaaatcccactgtCTCACTTCCCACCTCCTCCTGGGACCCTGGGAATGAAGgaacaaacaaacacagaaaagctgGAGCTTGGAGgcaaaaggaattattttattatttctaatcctttttcctgatttttttgaaTGAAAACTCGTGGAactgggaaattttttttcccaaaacccCATCATTTGAGCCCAGTccgaactgggaatggggaatgggaaacaAACCCAACAGGAGCCAGAACCCGGAACTTCCACTGCGCTTCCCATGACAGGAACTAGTAGGAAGGATCCTTTGGactttcccagttttcctgctCCCATTTTCCCACAGGTGACCCACCTGGTGATCCAGAGGCCGAAATCCTTCCGCTTCCAGCCGGGGGATTACGTCTACCTGAACATCCCGGCCATCGCCGCCTACGAGTGGCAtcccttctccatcagcagcgCTCCGGAGCAGCCGGGTGCCGTGTTTGCCCTGGAGACTTCCCTGGAATTCTCCCTTAACATCCCCCGGGATCTGATTTCCCACCCCCTGGGATCCATTTCCCATGCCCCGGGATCTGATTTCCCACCTCTGGAATGATTTTTGTCCCCAGGATCTGTTTCCCACCCCTAAGATCTGACTTCCCACCTCTGGAATGTTTCCCGTCCCCCCTGGGATCTGATTTCCACCCCCTGGGATCTGTTAGTCCCCCAGGATCTGTTTCCCACCCCTAAGATCTGATTTCCCATCCCTCCAGGATCTGTTTTCCAACCCCAGGATCTGTTTCCTGCCCCCAGGATCTGATTTCCCACCCCCAGGATCTTTCAATCCCCCAGGATCCGTTTCCCACCCCTGGGATCTGTTttccatccctggaatgttTCCCTATCCCCCCGGGATCCATTTTCCATCCACTCGGGATCTGTTTCCCACCCTTGGGATCTGACTTCCATCCCAGGATCTGTTTTTCCA
This window of the Cinclus cinclus chromosome 13, bCinCin1.1, whole genome shotgun sequence genome carries:
- the NOX5 gene encoding NADPH oxidase 5: MGAAADTEWLRWVSKQFGNVAGKKKEISLEEFKSALQVKESFFAERFFALFDSDGSGSLSREEFLGSLHRLLCGNSTEKLRFLFQVYDVDGSGSIDAEELLLVLRGCLRESSLALPEERLGALSQALLQALDRDRSGSITFPELQEQLEAFPELLENLSISAASWLKPPSPPEHWLCCFSRESRRDQRAGLCCFSRESRRDQRAGLCCFSRESRRDQRAGLCCLGGWVAITALLLALGALGHRERGPALALARGCGQSLNLNCALLAALVLRRSLTWLRRSPLAALFPLELHVRGHERVAHLVLALATAHAGAHLAHAGLAQRDWQVALGEYLGRARPGAGGVAGTAPQTGLALLALLLAMLLCSSPCVRRGGHFEVFYWSHLSYISVWFLLLLHGPHFWKWFLIPGSLFFLEKVLGWVWRRAGDLHILEAKLLPSKVTHLVIQRPKSFRFQPGDYVYLNIPAIAAYEWHPFSISSAPEQPDTLWLHIRARGQWTTKLYEYFQQLELHGPESNPPGKSHREPRSRHWEQGWSCGADSIPSLRSCSPGKGPGAGGEHCPDPRGSSHRRVDPKWDKAPEKALWKDIPWILLWGWQLELCVQPSGKAPQIQGVLGMVGNGGIITAPFSLQRSGPGETLWSYSVKCFLDGPYGTPSRRIFTSEHAVLIGAGIGITPFASILQSIMFRYRRRKQSCPSCHFSWSEERRDEEMTLRKVDFIWITRDQQHLQWFLGLLAKLESEQADLEPGGKFLELHLYMTSALGKGDVKALGLQLALDLLAAQEKRDSISGLRSRTQPGHPDWAKVFGKVAAERRGKVQVFFCGSAGLAKVIHGHCRSFGFTFSKENF